In Brachypodium distachyon strain Bd21 chromosome 2, Brachypodium_distachyon_v3.0, whole genome shotgun sequence, one genomic interval encodes:
- the LOC100838275 gene encoding protein HEADING DATE 3A — protein sequence MVGGGMPRGDPLVVGRVIGDVVDPFVRRVSLRVGYASRDVANGCELRPSAIADPPRVEVGGPDMRTFYTLVMVDPDAPSPSDPSLREYLHWLVTDIPATTGVSFGTEVVCYESPRPVLGIHRLVFLLFQQLGRQTVYAPGWRQNFSTRDFAELYNLGLPVAAVYFNCQRESGTGGRRM from the exons ATGGTTGGAGGAGGGATGCCGCGGGGGGATCCGCTGGTGGTGGGGCGGGTGATAGGCGACGTGGTGGACCCGTTCGTGCGGCGCGTGTCGCTGCGGGTCGGGTACGCGTCCAGGGACGTGGCCAACGGCTGCGAGCTCCGCCCCTCCGCCATCGCCGACCCGCCCCgcgtcgaggtcggcggccCCGACATGCGCACCTTCTACACGCTG GTGATGGTGGATCCGGACGCGCCCAGCCCCAGCGATCCCAGCCTTAGGGAGTACTTGCACTG GCTGGTCACCGACATCCCGGCTACGACAGGAGTATCTTTTG GGACTGAGGTGGTGTGCTACGAGAGCCCGCGGCCGGTGCTCGGAATTCACCGGCTGGTGTTCCTTCTATTCCAGCAGCTCGGCCGGCAGACGGTGTACGCTCCGGGTTGGCGGCAGAACTTCAGCACCCGCGACTTCGCCGAGCTGTACAACCTCGGCTTGCCGGTCGCCGCTGTTTACTTCAACTGCCAAAGGGAGTCTGGAACTGGAGGGAGAAGAATGTGA
- the LOC100835516 gene encoding inactive TPR repeat-containing thioredoxin TTL3 produces MSNRPSALMPKTLSDAFAAAVLLSSNDKPDTLPPGRLSPVSPLPPSSKHLTPSSSLGSSGSISRASAFVLASAGFTPRRSHSGGIPLPSEGTPQGGRLGLRRTGSEPSSYSSSATSPLTKALPTGNICPAGRFGKPRPSLAPPHSIRHSVLGSGTAKYGHGSIMRSRNRGGIPVKGDVQVRWAMSSTDLEELKRIGNEQYKKGYFEEALRLYDRALAMCPDNAACRANRAAALTGLRRFGEAIKECEEAVRIDPSYGRAHQKLVSLHIRLGHIEDAQKNLSLATQQPDLLELLKLQTVEKHLGRCLDSRKVGDWKSVLRECDAAIAAGADSSALLFASRAEALLRLNLLNEADMAIDSASKLNCSSSCTSDTKFCGFLANAYLDYAHAQVDMALGRFDRAVSSIDKAKEMDPKNAEVIAMHNNVKAVARARYLGNELFRSGQFSAACLAFGEGLKYDPVNPVLHSNRAACRFKQEQWEKCIADCNETLKIQPNYTKALLRRAVSYGKMERWAECAKDYEILRKALPGDTEVTQAYFHAQDALKSYRGEEISNLKFGGEVKAITGMEQFQTATSLPGVSVVYFMTPSNQRCCKISPFVNALRTKYPSVNFLKVDVTESPAVARAENVRTLPTFKIYKNGTRVKEMICPSQQLLECSVRHYGT; encoded by the exons ATGTCGAATAGGCCGTCGGCGCTGATGCCGAAAACGTTGTCCgacgccttcgccgccgctgtGCTCCTCTCCTCCAATGACAAGCCAGATACGCTCCCGCCGGGGAGGCTCTCGCCCGTCTCCCCGCTCCCGCCCTCCTCCAAGCACCTTACCCCGAGCTCCTCCTTAGGGTCCTCTGGCTCGATCTCCAGGGCGTCTGCCTTCGTGCTCGCGTCCGCTGGCTTCACCCCTAGGAGGAGCCACTCTGGGGGAATCCCGCTCCCTTCCGAAGGGACTCCCCAAGGGGGACGCCTAGGCCTCCGTCGGACTGGCTCCGAACCTAGCTCCTACTCCAGCTCCGCCACCTCACCGCTCACCAAGGCGCTCCCGACAGGGAACATCTGCCCCGCCGGCCGATTCGGCAAGCCGCGACCTTCCTTGGCTCCGCCCCATTCAATCCGCCACAGCGTGCTCGGTTCCGGTACCGCAAAGTACGGCCATGGAAGCATCATGCGCTCGCGCAACCGCGGCGGCATACCCGTCAAGGGGGACGTGCAGGTCAGATGGGCCATGTCCAGCACTGACCTAGAGGAGCTGAAGAGGATCGGGAACGAACAGTACAAGAAGGGGTATTTTGAGGAGGCGCTCAGGCTGTACGACCGCGCGCTCGCCATGTGCCCGGACAATGCAGCATGTCGGGCCAACCGGGCTGCCGCACTCACTGGGCTTCGCCGCTTTGGCGAGGCTATCAAGGAGTGTGAGGAGGCTGTGCGCATCGATCCATCATACGGGCGCGCGCACCAGAAACTCGTCTCCCTGCATATAAG GTTGGGACACATTGAGGATGCTCAGAAGAACCTTTCCCTGGCAACCCAACAGCCTGATCTCCTAGAGTTACTCAAATTACAAACAGTGGAAAAGCACCTAGGAAGATGTCTTGATTCACGGAAGGTTGGGGACTGGAAGAGTGTGCTGAGAGAATGTGATGCCGCTATTGCGGCGGGAGCTGACTCCTCTGCTCTG CTCTTTGCTTCAAGAGCAGAAGCTCTTCTCCGGCTCAATCTGCTCAATGAGGCTGATATGGCCATCGATAGTGCTTCCAAGTTGAATTGTTCATCTTCATGCACCTCAGACACCAAATTTTGTGGGTTCCTCGCTAACGCATACCTCGATTACGCGCATGCTCAAGTTGACATGGCATTGGGAAG GTTTGATCGTGCTGTCTCTTCAATTGATAAAGCCAAGGAAATGGATCCAAAAAATGCTGAAGTTATAGCAATGCATAACAATGTGAAAGCTGTTGCAAGAGCACGATATCTAGGGAATGAACTCTTCAGGTCTGGACAATTTTCAGCAGCTTGTTTAGCTTTTGGCGAAGGGCTCAAGTATGACCCTGTAAATCCAGTCCTGCATTCCAATAGGGCAGCTTGCCGGTTCAAGCAAGAGCAGTGGGAGAAGTGCATTGCGGACTGCAATGAAACACTAAAGATTCAACCCAACTATACCAAGGCTCTGCTCAGGCGGGCAGTTTCCTATGGAAAG ATGGAGCGATGGGCTGAATGTGCGAAGGATTATGAGATTCTCAGAAAGGCGCTCCCAGGTGACACCGAGGTGACTCAGGCCTATTTCCATGCTCAGGATGCTCTCAAGTCATATCGGGGTGAGGAGATATCTAACTTGAAGTTTGGAGGAGAGGTTAAAGCAATTACAGGAATGGAACAATTCCAAACGGCTACTTCTTTGCCAG GTGTCTCCGTCGTCTATTTCATGACACCTTCGAATCAGCGATGCTGCAAGATTTCCCCGTTTGTGAACGCACTGCGTACCAAATACCCTTCTGTTAATTTCCTCAAG GTGGATGTAACCGAGAGCCCTGCTGTTGCGCGCGCAGAGAATGTGAGGACACTTCCAACATTCAAGATCTACAAAAATGGTACGAGAGTGAAGGAGATGATTTGCCCCAGCCAACAGCTGCTGGAGTGTTCAGTGAGGCATTACGGGACATGA